CAAAATGTGATTCTGAAGTCTGGTTTGACATTTACTCTGAGGGTCATACAATCAGTACAGGCCGTTACAAGCTTAACAAATAGGTTTACATGTTAATTATGATGCCGGCAGATGCTTTGTATACTGCCGGCATTTTTTTTATGTCATTTTCGGTATACTGCCGGCATTTTTTTTATGTCATTTTCGGGCACGACCCGAAAATCTATTTTTACATAAAAGGACATTTTTTTTTATGTCATTTTCGGGCACGACCCGAAAATCTATTTTTACATAAAAGGACATTTTTTTTATGTCATTTTCGGGTTCGACCCGAAAATCTATTTTACATAAAAGGACATTTTTTGTAGGCAGGGTTTGTAATTTATGTGTTTAAAGGATTTTGAAATCCGGTTCATCTCTGTTGAAGAAAATCTTTACGCTGCAGTTTTCCATCGTTACATTTTCTACAAAAGAAGTGATGTTCATTGCATAAGGAGAAAAAATATCTTCAGGATTATAGGAAGTTTCAATTACAGCTTCTTCATTTTCGGCAGTAAGTCTGCTGAAAGCTCCGTTTAATTTTATTATGTCTGTTACTGCCGGAAAAAGATGCTGCTTGTGTTTTTCTTCGAATTTTTCTTTCAGAAAATTCAGCTGCATTTTTTCTATTTCGAGATGAGGGTGTTCTTCCGGTCTAAAGTCTGTTATATAAGAACAGTTGTTGCACTGCTGCCATTCGTCAAAATCAGAAAAAAAACTGGAGGCATTTATTTTTAGGGCCTGAAGGATTGTGTTAAACCATGTAACAGCCCGTCCGCAGGTATAAAAAGTATGGCATGCAAAAGCCATTCCCCGTGCAAAATCCAGGTCTTTGCTTGAAAAAAATGCTGTGGAGCGTGGAAGTTTGCCATCCTCAAGCTGGGGAAAATTAATGTGGTTAGGGTAGAGGCTTACAGCAAAATCCAGCCGGTCTCTGAATGCCCTGAAGGTATCTGCCTCAGGTTTACCGAAACTCATTGTAAAGCCAAAGACAAGACCTGTATCGTTTAATATTTTTGCTTTTGAAGAGTATAGCTTTTTATCGAAAAGAAGTGCATTGTTTTTCTGGGTGCTTTCCAGCGGAATGTTAAGTGAGCACCACAGTTCCTGAAGCAGAGCTGCAGTTTTCTGATCAATGGCAGAAGGCAGTACCTCCATTTCTGTGAAGGAGTCAGGAGATTTTTTTTGCATGTCAGAAATGAATTTTAAAAGTTCTTCCTTTGTGGAAATCATCTGCCTGCTCCTGCAGTTTTTGTTTTATCAGAGAATGTTAATGGAAGCTTTGCGGCATTTTTCAACCATGTCCTGAGGCCACGTGCTTACCTGTGTCTCTCCTATGTGAGCTTTTCTGAGGAAGTACATGCACAGACGGGACTGGCCTATACCGCCTCCGATTGTCTGATAGAGTTCGCCGTTGAGAAGTTTTTTATGGAATGTAAACTTTTCTCTGTCGGTACAGTTTCTTTCTTTAAGCTGGAGCCTCAGAGTCTCAGGATTTACGCGGATTCCCATGGAAGAAAGTTCCATTGCCTCGTTGAGTACAGGATTCCATACAAGAAGGTCTCCGTTAAGTCCCTTGTGTCCGTCTCCGGTTTCTGTAGTCCAGTCGTCATAGTCAGGAGAACGTCCGTCATGAAGGGAACCGTCAGGAAGAGTTCCACCTATACCGATTACAAAAATCGCACCATACTTTCTGCATTCTTCCGTTTCACGTTCTTTTGGAGAAAGTTTCGGATATTTTTTCAGAAGATCATCTGCATATACAAATGTAATTTCAGAAGGAAGAATCGGCTTTATCTCTTCGTAGCGGTCGTAAACAAAGAATTCCGTCTGCTTGAGACAGCGGTATACTTTTTTAACAATTTCTTTAAGGTACATGATTGTACGGTCATTGTCGTCCATGTGAAGACACCAGTCCCACTGGTCTACGTAAAGAGAGTGAAGGTTGTCCAGTTCTTCATCGGCACGGATTGCGTTCATGTCCGTATAGATTCCGAATCCTTTTCCAAGACCAAGTTCCGTTACCTTAAGACGCTTCCATTTTGCAAGGGAATGTACGATTTCCATCTGAGTGTCACCAAGGTCTTTTACCGGAAATTTTACGGCGCGTTCAACCCCATTAAGGTCGTCGTTTATACCTTCACCGCTCTTTACAAACAGCGGAGCCGTTACGCGGGTAAGGTTCAGTTCTGTAGAAAGAGAAAGCTGAAAGAAATCCTTGATAAGGATAATTGCCTTTTCTGTTTCTTTTACATTGAGAATCGGTCTGTAGTTTTCCGGAATATAAAGTCTGGACATAATTTTCCTCTGAATTATAAGGTCTGTATAAATTTCATAAAGGCTGCATGGCCTTCTTCTGTTCTTTTATAAACACCGGCATCTTCAAGAACCTGGGCAAATACTTTACCGGTTTCATCCTGGAGAATCTTTTCGGCATTGGAAGAATCGATTTTTGAATAATTCTTCTTAAATTCCTCAACCCATTCAGCATGCTTTGAAAGAACTTCATCTTTTGAAATATCTTTACCTTCTGCAATTGCTTTTGCAAGATCTGCAAGCTCACCTTTAAGACGGCTTGGAAGTACCGCAAGTCCCATTACTTCAATAAGACCGATGTTTTCCTTTTTAATATGGTGAAGCTTAGCGTGAGGATGGAAAACTCCCAGCGGATGCTCTTCCGTAGTTATGTTGTTGCGAAGAACAAGATCAAGCTCAAAAAGATCTCCGCGCTTTCTTGCAATAGGAGTTATAGTGTTGTGTTTTACACCGTCTGTTTCTGCAAAAATGAATGCATCTTTGTCTGTATAGCCTCTCCATGCTGCAAGGATTTTTTCTGCAAGGGCAATGATTGAATCAGGATTTTTTGAATCAAGACGGATAACGCTCATAGGCCATTTTACGATTCCGGCTTTTACGTCATCAAATCCCTTTACTGAGAATTCTGTTTCTACAGATGCACGGGCCATTGCAAATTCGTAGTTGCCGCCCTGGAAGTGATTGTGGGTAAGAATTGAACCGCCTACAATCGGAAGATCTGCATTGGAACCGATGGTGTAGTGGGGGAAGAGTTTTATGAAGTCAAAGAGACATCTGAAGGTATCTCCTGAAATTACCATAGGAGTGTGTTCAAAACTGAATACGATGCAGTGCTCGTTGTAGTATACATATGGAGAATACTGCAGACCCCATTCCTTACCGTTAAGCGTAATCGGGATAATACGGTGGGTCTGACGTGCTGCATGATTTACGCGGCCGGCGTAACCTTCGTTCTGTTTGCAGAGGAGACATGCCGGATATCCTGATTTCTTTGCATTGAGGGCTGCGGCAATGGCTTTAGGATCTTTTTCAGGTTTTGAAAGATTGATTGTAATGTCAATGTCACCGTATTCAGTTTTTGACTGCCATTTAAGGTCTTTGCATACTCTGTAACGGCGGATGTAATCTGTGTCCTGAGAAAACTTATAGTACCAGTCAGTAGCTTCCTTTGGAGAAGCCTCATAATGCTTTTTGAATTCAGCACGAATTTCAGACGGTCTTGCAACAAGACAGCCCATTATTTTCGTATCAAAAAGATCCCGGTATACGATGGAATCTTCTATAATATTGTGTTCAACTGCATAATCAAGAAGTTCTTTAAGAAGTGCTTCAAAATTGCAGGCATTTGTGCCGAGTTCAAAATCTGGAATTGCGGCTGCCTGGGCATCATTTTCGAATCCGTCAAGTCCAAAAAGTTCAAGAAGACGGTTCTGAGTGTAGATAATGTCATCTTCCTTTATAAGGCCTGTTTTAAGACCGTAAGCTGTAAGTGCATTTATATTTTCGTAGATACTCATGATTCTGATATTATAGAAAAATTCATACTCTAATTCAATTGAGTTTACACTAAAAAATTATTCTATGTCTGATTTGAACAACTGCCCGGGAAAAATTCCATTGAAACATTTTTTCATTTTATTCATACTTTGCTGATGAGTGCTTCGAGAAAAAAAATTATTCTTATTGTTGTAATAGAACTGATACTTATATGTCTCCTGCTGTATAGAAATTCCAGAAAGTCCCAGGCTCAGACTCCTGTGCCGGAAGTAAGTGACCTTGAACTGCCTTTATGTGAGGCAGTTATAAACGGAGGTAACTGTCCGGATCACGAAATTCATTCTTATGCAGGTTTCAGGCTTTGTTACAGAGAAAGCTATGAAGTGGCAGAATGGGTAAGTTATACAGTTACTAAGGATGAACTTGTAAAGGAAAGCGGAAGGACTAATGATTTCAGGGAAGATGAAAGCATTTCTACCGGTTCAGCTTCTCCTGCCGACTATTACCGTTCCGGATATGACAGGGGGCATCTTGCTCCTGCAGCTGATATGGCCTGGAGCAGGGAATCCATGAGCGAAAGCTTTTATATGAGCAATATGACGCCCCAGACACCGGCTTTTAACCGCAAAATATGGATGTATCTTGAAAGTCAGGTAAGAATCTGGGCTGAACGTTACGGAGAAGTTACTGTTGTTACGGGACCGGTTCTTGATAAGAAGGCTTCTGAATACAAGACAATAGGTGAAAATGAAGTATGCGTTCCGGAATGGTTTTATAAGGTTCTTCTTGTAAAGACTGAGGAAGGAAACGTAGAGACTGTCGGATTCCTTATACCGAATGAAGGGTGGACGGGTACATTCTGGGATTATGCTGTTACTGTAGATGAAGTTGAAACCCGTACCTCCCTGGATTTCTTTTCTGTTCTGGATGATGAAATTGAAAATCAGGCAGAAGGTACGTTTAATCTGAACTGCTGGAAATAGAATCTGAACCTGGAAGCTGTCTTTAATCAGAAAGGGCTGTTTTTAAGGTCTGGAGGTTGTGTTCCATTGCATTCAGGTATGCATCTTTTTCAAGTTTTCCTGTTACGCATGGGTCCAGCTGATAAACTTTAAGCCCCGTTTCTTTTGCAATAATCTGTGCAGCTGAAGAGGAATACTGCGGTTCAGCAAAAAGTGCTATCTTTTGATTTTCAGCTTTTTTTATTCTTATCAGTTTCATGAGATCTGAAAGTTCTTTTTGGGTAGGTTCGGTTCCAGGTTCCCTTTCTATTACTGCGGTAAGATTCAGACCGAAGTTTGAGGCAAAATATGGAAAGGCTTCATGGAAGGTGATGATTGCCGTTCCTGCAAAAGGGGACAGTTCTTTTTCCATCTTTTCAGAAAGAGAGTTAATCTTTTCTATATATATGCGTGCATTTTCCCTGTAAACATCTGCATTCTTAGCATCTGCTTCAGCAAGTCCTTCTGCAATCCGGTTTACTTCAAAAGCTGCTCCTTTCGGACTTACCCATATGTGTGCATTGTCCTCTATAAGGGGATAGCCTTCTGCGGCGGTTATAATGCTGCCTTTTGAAAGTTCCAGGGCTTTATCGATAAAATCTTCCATTCCGGCGCCATTTGCAATGATTATGTCGGATTTAGTTATAAGCTTCATGTCTTTTGTCGTGATTGAATAATCATGAAGACAGCCTGTATCTGCAGGTGCAAGCATCTGTACGGAAACGTCCTGTGCATTTTCAGTTATATTCAGCAGCATTATGTACAGGGGATAGAAAGTAGCGGTTATTTTAAAATTTCCGTCGGCTTTTTTTTTGCTGCATCCTGTAAACATAAGGAGTGATGCAGTAATCAAGGCACAAAATGTGAAAAAAATTCTTTTCATGTATTACAGAATACAGATAAAAAGTGATTTAGACTAGTATATATGGAAGAAGTGCGGTTTTAAGTAATTTCTGGTTAAGAACTGAAAAACTCATTGACCATAGGTGATTTTATAAGCATAATAGGTTCAGTACACAAACGGGGTTGCGCAGATGGCAAATCGCATGATTTTAAATGAAACTTCCTGGTTCGGTAGCGGATCGATAAAAAAACTTCCTGAAGAACTTAAAAAACGCGGAATAGAGCGTGTTCTTGTTGTTACAGACGCTGGTCTTGTAAAGGCAAAAATTGCTGCAAAAATAACTTCCCTGCTTGTTTCAAACCGAATTGTCTATCAGATATTTGATAAAGTTAAATCAAATCCTACAATTCAGAACGTAAAGTCTGCCGTAGAGACTGCTTCCCAGTTCCGTGCAGATGCGATTGTGGCTGTAGGCGGCGGTTCTGTAATTGATACTGCAAAAGCTGTTTCTATAATATGTACAAATCTGGAGTTTTCTGATGTAAGGAAACTTGAAGGTGCATCAAAAACTGCAAAAAAAGGTCTTCCTCTGTTTGCTGTGACTACAACCAGCGGTACGGCTGCAGAAGTTACCATAAATTACGTAATTACAGATGAGACCCGTCAGCGTAAATTCGTATGCATTGACCCTCATGATATACCTGTGGTTGCTATTGTAGATCCGGATCTTTCTTCAAAAATGCCGGCTAAACTCTGTGCTTCCTGCGGTATGGACGCTCTGGTTCATGCTATTGAAGGATATCTTACAAAAGATGCATGGCAGATGACAGACATGTACTGTCTTGAGGCAATAAGAATCATAAGTGCAAATATAAAGGATGCTGTAAAGGGAAAGGCTGCTGCCCGTGAACAGATGGCATACGGTCAGTATATTGCCGGAATGGGATTTTCTAATTGCGGACTTGGTCTTGTTCATGCAATGGCTCATCCTTTGAGCGCCGTGTTTGATGTTCCTCATGGAGAAGCCTGTGCAATTCTTCTTTCTCCTGTCCTTAAGTTTAATGCTGCTTCCAGCGGAACTAAATATAAGGATATAGCCCTTGCCATGGGTGCTAAAGTCGGTGCGAAGGCAACTGCAGCGACCTACAGAAAAACCTGTATGAACGCCGTAGACAAGCTTTTAAAAGAGTGCGGAATTCCAAAGAAGATAGATTCTCTTGGAGATCAGACGATTGATTATGATTTTCTTGCGGAAAGTGCTTTAAAAGATGCCTGCATTGCCGGAAATCCAAAAGAAATTACCAGGAAAAAGGTTATTGAGATTTATAAAAGTATTCTGAAATAATGACTCCGGCAGACTTTGTTGCGTTTTATACATTGAAATTTTTTAATTAATGTTATTTATGCAATATGTCTCGTCAAAAGTTAAAAATATGTTATGATACTTGAAAATGAGAATTAGAGAGTTAGAATTTATTTAGCGTATGGGAATGCGCTAAATGGATATCCAGAGTCTCTCTTGATGTTCATTTTCTGTCTGGGGGTATCGGGAAGTTTTCCTGGTACCCCTTCGTCTTTTAAAAAAAATACTCGACATTTTGAAAAGGTTTTCATAGAATAGCATTCAGTACTGATTTTTTTAGGAGCACTTATGTACAGTAAAAATGATGTGGCGAAGCGTCCGCCTATGGGCTGGAACAGTTATGATTACTACAATACCATGGTTACGGAAGAGGATGTAAAGCGGAATGCAGATTTTATGGCTGAGCATCTGAAAATGTACGGCTGGGAATATGTAGTCGTAGACATTCAGTGGTCTGATCCTGCAGCAGGCAGTTTGTGTCCTCAGGTTCAGTACGTTCCTTTTACAAGACTTTGTACTGATGAATATTCACGGCAGATTCCTGATCCGGTCCGGTTTCCTTCAAGTAAAGACGGAAAGGGGTTTGCTCCTCTTGCTGAATACTGTCATAAAAAAGGTTTAAAGTTCGGAATTCACATAATGAGGGGAATTCCCCGTCAGTGCTGTCATGACCATGCTAAAATACTTGGCACTGATGTAACTGCAGACCAGATTGCAAATCCGTTCAGTGTGTGTAAATGGAACGGGGATATGTACGGCATCGACTGTACAAAAAAAGACGCCCATAAGTATTATGATTCAGTTTTTGCCCTCTATGCCCAGTGGGGAGTAGATTTTGTAAAGGTTGATGATATCTGCAATACAAATTTTTATAAGGAAAATCCTTATTCTGCGGAAAAAGAAATAGAGATGATAGCAGCTGCTATAGAAAAAAGCGGAAGGCCTATGGTTCTTTCTTTAAGTCCGGGGCCTGCAGTAATCGAAAAAGCCTGGCATATGGAAAAGTATGCAAATATGTGGCGTATTACGGATGATTTCTGGGATGACTGGCGGCTTCTCAAGGCAATGTTTGAGCGTTGTGAGGTATGGCAGAAACATGTAGGGAACGGTAACTGGCCGGACTGTGACATGATTCCCGTGGGAAAGCTGGGGTACGGATGGAATAAGGTTTCAAGAAAAACAAACTTTACTCCTGATGAAGAAATTACGATGTTTACTCTCTGGAGTATATTCAGAAGTCCCCTTATTCTTGGAACTGAACTTCCGGAACTTGATGAGCGTACTCTGTCTATAATTCAGAACGAAGAGGTACTTGCCCTGAATGCTTCTTCCCATGGAGCCTGTCAGGTTATGAGGAATGAAAGGCAGACGGTCTGGGCAAGCTGCGGAGAAGGATGCCCTGCAAAAGGCATGGACGTATTCATAGCCCTCTTTAACCTTAGTGATGAGGACGGGGAAGTGGCTGTAAATCTTTCTGACGTTCCTTATCTTAACGGCAGCGGAACTTACCGTGTGCGGGATTTATGGAACCGGAGAGATATGTTCCCGGTTGAAGGAGACGCAGAACTTTCCCTTTCAGTTAATAAACATGGTGCCGTGCTTCTGAAACTGTCAAGAAAGTAAAAATAAACTGCTGCACCGTATGCAATATTACGGTGCGGACTCTGCATTATCCAAACATTGTAAAGACTCCCGGAATTTGATATCATCTTGCAACTAAATTCAAAAAAACGTAAGAGGAAGAATATGCTTACATTAAAATTTGGCGGAACAAGTATGGGCTCTGCCCGTCGTATTTTGGACAGCACGGATATTATGGTAGGCCGCGCAAAGACTGACCGTATTTCGGTTGTAGTTAGTGCAGTGGCAGGAGTTTCCAATAAACTGCAGGCTGCTATTGACGGGTGTGTTGCAGGTGGAGTATCCGCTTCTTATGTAAGCGAACTCAGGTCCATTCATCAGGACATTTGTGCTCAGATAAAATCGACGCTTGCTGATTTTGATACACAGGCTGTAATGGCAAAAATTGAAGAAAACCTTTCTGAACTGGACAGACTTCTTACTGGTATTTCATCTTTCGGTGAATGTCCTTCAGGAGTTCACTGCCGCATCATGGGTATGGGAGAACTTATGTGTGCTCCTATTGTAGAGGCAGTGCTTCTTGCAAAAAAACAGAGCGTTATTCTTCTTGATTCAAGAAAATTTATTTATACGACAGGTGATCAGAAAGAAGGTGATCCTGATTATTCTCACTGTGCTGATGCATTTGCAGATTATCGTGACGGTTCTGCACCTATGGCACAGATCCTTCTTTTCCCTGGCTTTATCTGTTCATGGATCAGCGGAACCGGTGCTAAACCTGTAATGGGACTTTTAGGACGTAATGGTTCTGATTTCTCTGCGGCAATCGTCGGTTCATGTCTTGGAGCTTCTAGAGTTGAATTCTGGACGGACGTTGACGGAATCTATACTGCAGATCCGCGCATCATAAAGGATGCTGTTCTTGTAAAGGACATGAGCTATGAAGAAGCAATGGAACTTTCTTTCTTCGGTTCAAAGGTTCTTCATCCTAAGACTCTTGCTCCGCTGGCTGCAAAGAATATCGAGGCATGGAGTTTGAATTCCCATAATCCTGCTTCAAGAGGAACCCGTATTGCCCGCGGTCCGTTTGTTGATGAAAAGTCAGGACCTGTCCGCGGCATAAGCTGTCTTAAGGACTGTGCAATGATTTCTGTTACCGGTGCCGGAATGAAAGGCCGTAAGGGTATGGCTTCACGCATTTTCTCTGCCGTAAGCAATGCAGGAATTTCTGTTCTCCTTATTACTCAGTCTTCTTCTGAATATACTGTATCTTTCTGTATCCGCAAGGCATACGCTCAGAAAGTTCAGGATATCCTTAAGGCTGAATTTGCCCTTGAGATAAGTACAAAACTGCTTAATCCTATAGAGGTGTACGATAATCTTGCCATTGTTTCCATTATTGGTGATGCAATGAAGCAGAAACGCGGTGTTGCAGGAACTTTCTTTGATTCTCTTGCAAGCCGTGACATTAACATCAAGGCTATTGCCCAGGGATCTTCAGAACGTTCAATTTCTGCCGTAATTAAAGCTGAAGACGGTGACATGGCTGTACGTGTCGTTCATCAGTTCTTCTTTAATACGGTTCAGTCAATTCAGGTTTATGCATTCGGTGCAGGAACTATCGGCGGAACAATGCTTGATCAGATTAATGAGCAGCATGATGCCCTTCTTGAACAGGGAATTGATGTCCGCGTAATGGCAATTGCAAATATTGACGGAATGATTTTCAACGCTGACGGAATTGAACTTGACGGCTGGCGTGACAAGGTAAAGGCTGACGGTAAAAAGACAAACCTTGATGAGATTCTTGAATTCGTAAAGGAGACTAAGCCTCTTAATCCTATTTTTGTTGACTGTACGGCAAGCTATGATCTTCCGGAGCGTTATATCGATATTCTTAAGGCAGGAATGAATATTGCTACACCTAATAAGCGTGCAAATTCAATGAGCATGGATTTTTATCATAAACTCCGTCAGACTGCCAACGAAATGCATGTACGCTTCCTTTACGAAACTAACGTTGGTGCAGGACTTCCGATTATTGATACTCTCCAGAACCTCTTTAAGTCAGGAGATAAACTTACCGGCTTTAACGGAATCATGTCAGGTTCCCTTTCTTATATTTTCGGTAAACTCGATGAAGGTAAAAAATTCAGCGAGGCAGTTCTTGAGGCAAAAGAACTCCGCTATACGGAACCGGATCCTCGTGATGATCTTAAGGGAACTGATGTTGCCCGCAAGGCTCTTATTATTGCCCGTGAAGCAGGAATGGAAATTGAACTTGAAGATATTGAAATGCGTTCTATTTTCCCTGAAGGCTTCTCTCTTGAAGGAACTACTGAGGAATTCCTTAAGAAACTTCCAGAACTTGATTCATATTTTGCAGAAAAAATGGCAGCACTTAAAAAAGAGAATAAAGTTCTCCGCATGGGTGCTTCAATTAAGGACGGAAAGGTTTCTGTCGGCATGCTTGAAGTAGGTCCTGAAGATCCTCTGTTTGGGGTTCGCGGTGGAGAGAATGCATTTGTATTCCATACAGCCCGCTATACTCCTATTCCTCTTACAGTCCGTGGTTACGGGGCTGGAGCAGGTGTTACGGCAGCTGGTGTTTTCGGCGACATTCTTCGTACTGTCAGCTGGAATGTTTCAAGTTTTTAATTTGACTGTGTATGGTAATAGTTCTCAAAAAGGATATCAGTAACGGTCAGAAAGAAAATTTAACGGCTTTTCTTCACTCTCATGATTTCAAGTTAAATGAAGTTAAGGGTGAGGAAGAGACTGTAATTGCTGCCGTCGGAAGAGTAAAACTTGATGTCAGTGAAGTTGAACTTATTCCGGGCGTACAGCGTGTAATTCCCATAAGCCGTCCCTATAAGATGGCGAGCAGGGAATTTAAAAAAGAAAATACTGTTGTTGAAATAAAAAATTCAAAAGGGCAGATTATCCGTATCGGCGGAAACAGAATAGTTGCCGCTGCCGGTCCGTGTACTGTAGAAAGCAGGGAACAGATAATGAGAGTTGCTGCTTCCGTTGCAGAAAGCGGAGCGGTGCTTTTAAGAAGTGCTGCATTCAGGCCCCAGAGTTCTCCATACACATTTGAAGGATTGGGAGAAGAAGGATTAAAGTATCTTAAAGAAGCCGGAGAAAAATACGGACTTCCTGTTGTTACAGAAATCGGTTCTGAGAATTTAATTCCAATGATGCAGGATTACGGGGTAGATGTTTATCAGATCGGCGCCGGAAACATGCAGAACTTTGATTTGCTGAAGAAAGTCGGTTCTTTGGGTAAGCCGGTGATTCTTAAAAGAAGTTATACTGCAACTCT
Above is a window of Treponema rectale DNA encoding:
- the asnA gene encoding aspartate--ammonia ligase codes for the protein MSRLYIPENYRPILNVKETEKAIILIKDFFQLSLSTELNLTRVTAPLFVKSGEGINDDLNGVERAVKFPVKDLGDTQMEIVHSLAKWKRLKVTELGLGKGFGIYTDMNAIRADEELDNLHSLYVDQWDWCLHMDDNDRTIMYLKEIVKKVYRCLKQTEFFVYDRYEEIKPILPSEITFVYADDLLKKYPKLSPKERETEECRKYGAIFVIGIGGTLPDGSLHDGRSPDYDDWTTETGDGHKGLNGDLLVWNPVLNEAMELSSMGIRVNPETLRLQLKERNCTDREKFTFHKKLLNGELYQTIGGGIGQSRLCMYFLRKAHIGETQVSTWPQDMVEKCRKASINIL
- the galT gene encoding UDP-glucose--hexose-1-phosphate uridylyltransferase → MSIYENINALTAYGLKTGLIKEDDIIYTQNRLLELFGLDGFENDAQAAAIPDFELGTNACNFEALLKELLDYAVEHNIIEDSIVYRDLFDTKIMGCLVARPSEIRAEFKKHYEASPKEATDWYYKFSQDTDYIRRYRVCKDLKWQSKTEYGDIDITINLSKPEKDPKAIAAALNAKKSGYPACLLCKQNEGYAGRVNHAARQTHRIIPITLNGKEWGLQYSPYVYYNEHCIVFSFEHTPMVISGDTFRCLFDFIKLFPHYTIGSNADLPIVGGSILTHNHFQGGNYEFAMARASVETEFSVKGFDDVKAGIVKWPMSVIRLDSKNPDSIIALAEKILAAWRGYTDKDAFIFAETDGVKHNTITPIARKRGDLFELDLVLRNNITTEEHPLGVFHPHAKLHHIKKENIGLIEVMGLAVLPSRLKGELADLAKAIAEGKDISKDEVLSKHAEWVEEFKKNYSKIDSSNAEKILQDETGKVFAQVLEDAGVYKRTEEGHAAFMKFIQTL
- a CDS encoding DNA/RNA non-specific endonuclease; its protein translation is MSASRKKIILIVVIELILICLLLYRNSRKSQAQTPVPEVSDLELPLCEAVINGGNCPDHEIHSYAGFRLCYRESYEVAEWVSYTVTKDELVKESGRTNDFREDESISTGSASPADYYRSGYDRGHLAPAADMAWSRESMSESFYMSNMTPQTPAFNRKIWMYLESQVRIWAERYGEVTVVTGPVLDKKASEYKTIGENEVCVPEWFYKVLLVKTEEGNVETVGFLIPNEGWTGTFWDYAVTVDEVETRTSLDFFSVLDDEIENQAEGTFNLNCWK
- a CDS encoding metal ABC transporter substrate-binding protein; translated protein: MKRIFFTFCALITASLLMFTGCSKKKADGNFKITATFYPLYIMLLNITENAQDVSVQMLAPADTGCLHDYSITTKDMKLITKSDIIIANGAGMEDFIDKALELSKGSIITAAEGYPLIEDNAHIWVSPKGAAFEVNRIAEGLAEADAKNADVYRENARIYIEKINSLSEKMEKELSPFAGTAIITFHEAFPYFASNFGLNLTAVIEREPGTEPTQKELSDLMKLIRIKKAENQKIALFAEPQYSSSAAQIIAKETGLKVYQLDPCVTGKLEKDAYLNAMEHNLQTLKTALSD
- a CDS encoding iron-containing alcohol dehydrogenase, yielding MANRMILNETSWFGSGSIKKLPEELKKRGIERVLVVTDAGLVKAKIAAKITSLLVSNRIVYQIFDKVKSNPTIQNVKSAVETASQFRADAIVAVGGGSVIDTAKAVSIICTNLEFSDVRKLEGASKTAKKGLPLFAVTTTSGTAAEVTINYVITDETRQRKFVCIDPHDIPVVAIVDPDLSSKMPAKLCASCGMDALVHAIEGYLTKDAWQMTDMYCLEAIRIISANIKDAVKGKAAAREQMAYGQYIAGMGFSNCGLGLVHAMAHPLSAVFDVPHGEACAILLSPVLKFNAASSGTKYKDIALAMGAKVGAKATAATYRKTCMNAVDKLLKECGIPKKIDSLGDQTIDYDFLAESALKDACIAGNPKEITRKKVIEIYKSILK
- a CDS encoding glycoside hydrolase family 27 protein; amino-acid sequence: MYSKNDVAKRPPMGWNSYDYYNTMVTEEDVKRNADFMAEHLKMYGWEYVVVDIQWSDPAAGSLCPQVQYVPFTRLCTDEYSRQIPDPVRFPSSKDGKGFAPLAEYCHKKGLKFGIHIMRGIPRQCCHDHAKILGTDVTADQIANPFSVCKWNGDMYGIDCTKKDAHKYYDSVFALYAQWGVDFVKVDDICNTNFYKENPYSAEKEIEMIAAAIEKSGRPMVLSLSPGPAVIEKAWHMEKYANMWRITDDFWDDWRLLKAMFERCEVWQKHVGNGNWPDCDMIPVGKLGYGWNKVSRKTNFTPDEEITMFTLWSIFRSPLILGTELPELDERTLSIIQNEEVLALNASSHGACQVMRNERQTVWASCGEGCPAKGMDVFIALFNLSDEDGEVAVNLSDVPYLNGSGTYRVRDLWNRRDMFPVEGDAELSLSVNKHGAVLLKLSRK
- the thrA gene encoding bifunctional aspartate kinase/homoserine dehydrogenase I: MLTLKFGGTSMGSARRILDSTDIMVGRAKTDRISVVVSAVAGVSNKLQAAIDGCVAGGVSASYVSELRSIHQDICAQIKSTLADFDTQAVMAKIEENLSELDRLLTGISSFGECPSGVHCRIMGMGELMCAPIVEAVLLAKKQSVILLDSRKFIYTTGDQKEGDPDYSHCADAFADYRDGSAPMAQILLFPGFICSWISGTGAKPVMGLLGRNGSDFSAAIVGSCLGASRVEFWTDVDGIYTADPRIIKDAVLVKDMSYEEAMELSFFGSKVLHPKTLAPLAAKNIEAWSLNSHNPASRGTRIARGPFVDEKSGPVRGISCLKDCAMISVTGAGMKGRKGMASRIFSAVSNAGISVLLITQSSSEYTVSFCIRKAYAQKVQDILKAEFALEISTKLLNPIEVYDNLAIVSIIGDAMKQKRGVAGTFFDSLASRDINIKAIAQGSSERSISAVIKAEDGDMAVRVVHQFFFNTVQSIQVYAFGAGTIGGTMLDQINEQHDALLEQGIDVRVMAIANIDGMIFNADGIELDGWRDKVKADGKKTNLDEILEFVKETKPLNPIFVDCTASYDLPERYIDILKAGMNIATPNKRANSMSMDFYHKLRQTANEMHVRFLYETNVGAGLPIIDTLQNLFKSGDKLTGFNGIMSGSLSYIFGKLDEGKKFSEAVLEAKELRYTEPDPRDDLKGTDVARKALIIAREAGMEIELEDIEMRSIFPEGFSLEGTTEEFLKKLPELDSYFAEKMAALKKENKVLRMGASIKDGKVSVGMLEVGPEDPLFGVRGGENAFVFHTARYTPIPLTVRGYGAGAGVTAAGVFGDILRTVSWNVSSF